A single window of Flagellimonas maritima DNA harbors:
- a CDS encoding acyl-CoA reductase, whose amino-acid sequence MTAHKSILEAFVKLGNYIHDHCDNHNIKTNNKYNDLNDVIIRAGQQNGWFTKESVLFSLEQWSKQLTHENLTKWLSKYKQNRTSEPKTVGVIMAGNIPLVGFHDFLCVLLTGNKVLAKLSSNDTVLLPYFANYLIEQEPSLVDKIVFTEGKFENYDAVIATGSNNTGRYFEYYFGRKPSIIRKNRNAVAVLTGKETKNQLRELGEDIFKYFGLGCRNVSKIYVPKAYNFDEFFKAIFGFQKIIYHHKYANNYDYNKAVYLMSEFKILDNGFLILKEDTSLSSPIASLFYEYYDSLPRLREQTNIQKEEIQCIVSEGLFSNEIHFGETQKPRLNDYADGVDTIDFLLQL is encoded by the coding sequence ATGACGGCACATAAATCAATATTGGAAGCTTTTGTTAAACTTGGAAATTATATCCATGATCACTGCGATAATCACAATATAAAAACCAATAATAAATACAATGATTTGAATGATGTTATCATTCGAGCAGGACAGCAAAATGGTTGGTTTACCAAGGAAAGTGTATTATTCTCCCTTGAGCAGTGGTCAAAGCAATTGACCCATGAAAATTTGACCAAATGGTTATCAAAGTACAAGCAAAATCGAACAAGTGAGCCAAAAACTGTTGGTGTCATTATGGCCGGCAATATCCCTTTGGTAGGGTTCCATGATTTTCTATGTGTATTATTAACGGGCAATAAAGTTTTGGCAAAACTATCCTCAAATGATACCGTATTACTTCCCTATTTTGCCAATTATTTAATTGAGCAGGAACCATCCCTAGTAGACAAAATAGTATTCACAGAAGGAAAATTTGAAAACTACGATGCAGTGATTGCCACCGGAAGCAATAACACCGGTCGATATTTTGAGTACTATTTTGGAAGAAAACCAAGCATTATTCGAAAAAATCGTAACGCCGTTGCTGTATTGACAGGTAAAGAGACTAAAAATCAGCTTCGGGAATTAGGAGAAGATATTTTTAAATATTTCGGTCTTGGCTGTAGAAATGTTTCAAAAATATACGTTCCCAAAGCATATAATTTTGATGAATTCTTTAAGGCGATTTTTGGTTTTCAAAAAATTATATATCATCATAAATATGCGAATAACTATGATTATAACAAAGCCGTTTATTTGATGAGCGAGTTTAAGATTTTGGACAACGGATTTCTGATTTTAAAAGAAGATACGAGCCTTTCATCCCCTATTGCTTCCTTATTTTACGAATATTATGATTCACTTCCAAGATTAAGGGAACAAACAAACATTCAAAAAGAAGAAATCCAGTGCATAGTTTCTGAAGGATTATTTTCTAATGAAATACATTTTGGCGAAACCCAAAAACCAAGATTAAACGATTATGCCGATGGTGTTGACACTATAGATTTTTTATTACAGCTCTAA
- a CDS encoding sterol desaturase family protein, which translates to MDFTNPLVYGVPVFIAFILFELTYSKAHGDNHLYNWKDLAASGFMGVGSAILGPLFKVIFAIVLFEGVYELCNPLVDGVRQNFLGYESFGYAWYVWILCQLADDFTYYWFHRANHEIRLLWAAHIVHHSSDNFNLGTAVRNGWFTILYKPLFYMWMTAIGFPPEMVVVCLGIEALWQFQLHSVYVPKLGFLEKIFNTHTMHQVHHAQNVEYLDKNHGGFLNIFDKIFGTWKELDDDIDVKYGVIHSPESYNPVVILTHEFKDIWNDMKKSKKLSHKLMYVFGPPGWSHDGSTLTVKQQQKLHYQQKKLNPELAFHRPN; encoded by the coding sequence ATGGATTTCACCAACCCGTTAGTTTACGGAGTGCCCGTTTTTATTGCTTTTATCCTATTCGAGCTTACATACAGCAAAGCCCACGGTGATAATCATTTATACAATTGGAAGGATTTGGCCGCGAGCGGTTTTATGGGAGTAGGGTCGGCAATATTGGGTCCTTTGTTTAAGGTAATATTCGCTATAGTGCTTTTTGAAGGAGTTTATGAGTTATGCAATCCTTTGGTAGACGGAGTGCGCCAAAACTTTTTAGGGTATGAATCTTTCGGTTATGCTTGGTATGTATGGATTTTGTGTCAACTGGCAGATGATTTCACGTATTATTGGTTTCATAGGGCGAATCATGAAATCCGACTTTTATGGGCTGCACATATTGTACACCATTCCTCTGATAATTTTAATCTTGGAACGGCGGTACGCAATGGATGGTTTACAATTTTGTACAAACCACTTTTTTATATGTGGATGACCGCTATTGGTTTCCCACCGGAAATGGTAGTCGTTTGTTTGGGAATTGAAGCTTTATGGCAGTTTCAATTACATTCGGTTTACGTTCCCAAACTGGGTTTTTTGGAAAAAATTTTTAATACCCATACAATGCACCAAGTGCACCATGCCCAGAATGTTGAGTATTTGGATAAAAATCATGGTGGATTTCTAAATATCTTCGATAAGATTTTTGGAACTTGGAAAGAATTGGACGATGATATAGATGTAAAATATGGAGTAATCCATTCGCCGGAATCCTATAATCCTGTTGTAATACTTACGCATGAGTTCAAGGATATTTGGAACGATATGAAGAAATCGAAAAAACTATCACATAAACTGATGTATGTTTTTGGACCTCCGGGATGGAG
- a CDS encoding DNA gyrase/topoisomerase IV subunit A — MEENEDLNDEGLENQNGSQDTLTKVTGMYKDWFLDYASYVILERAVPAIEDGFKPVQRRIMHSLKELDDGRYNKVANVVGHTMQYHPHGDASIADAMVQIGQKDLLIDTQGNWGNILTGDGAAASRYIEARLSKFGLEVVFSPKITEWQLSYDGRKKEPVSLPVKFPLLLAQGAEGIAVGLSTRVLPHNFNELIDASIKHLKGQRFQIFPDFPTAGIIDVTNYNEGMRGGKIRVRAKISTFDKNTLVINEIPYGTNTSSLIDSILKANDKGKIKVKKIEDNTAAEVEILVHLPSGISPDKTIDALYAFTACESSISPLGCIIEDNKPLFIGVKEMLKRSTDYTVELLKAELEIQLRELEEQWHFASLERIFIENRIYRDIEEEETWEGVISAIDKGLKPFTENLKRAVTEDDIVRLTEIRIKRISKFDLEKAQQLLDSLDERIAQTKHHLEHLVDYAIDYFKELKKKYGKGRERKSEIKVFDDIEATKVVIRNTKLYVNREEGFVGTSLKKDEYVTDCSDIDDIIVFTKIGEMMITKVDSKTFVGKNIIHVAVFKKKDNRTIYNMVYKDGRGGPSYIKRFNVTSITRDKTYNLTSGKANSDVLYFSANPNGEAEVITVLLRQSGSIKKLKWDIDFADVLIKGRGSKGNIVTKYPVKRIELKEKGLSTLKPRKIWFDEIVGRLNVDGRGELLGDFKAEDLLLVIDQKGMVKTILPELLARFSDDMIVLEKWNPKKPISIVHYEGEKDRFYIKRFLIENPGKEELVISEHPKSYLELVSTDWRPVIEIEFPKPRGKDAKPNQQVDVESFITVKGIKALGNQLTAEKIKNINILESLPFEEPETRPTNEIEVVDEESISNTDNSIDSKDEGSDQTTLF; from the coding sequence ATGGAAGAGAATGAAGATTTGAATGATGAAGGTCTAGAAAACCAAAACGGTTCCCAAGATACGCTTACCAAAGTGACCGGAATGTACAAGGACTGGTTTTTGGACTATGCTTCCTATGTTATTCTGGAACGTGCGGTACCTGCCATTGAAGATGGTTTTAAACCTGTTCAGCGCAGAATAATGCATTCCTTAAAAGAACTGGATGATGGTAGGTACAACAAAGTTGCCAATGTGGTAGGCCATACTATGCAATACCATCCGCACGGAGATGCCAGTATTGCAGATGCCATGGTCCAGATAGGACAGAAAGATTTGCTGATTGATACGCAGGGCAACTGGGGAAATATTTTAACAGGAGATGGTGCGGCCGCATCACGATATATAGAGGCAAGACTTTCAAAGTTTGGTCTAGAAGTTGTTTTCAGTCCAAAAATTACGGAATGGCAGCTCTCTTATGACGGGAGAAAAAAAGAGCCCGTAAGCCTTCCCGTAAAGTTTCCGTTGTTGTTGGCGCAAGGAGCCGAAGGTATCGCTGTTGGACTATCCACAAGAGTATTGCCCCATAATTTTAATGAGCTCATAGATGCTTCCATAAAACATTTGAAAGGACAACGTTTTCAGATTTTCCCGGATTTCCCCACAGCCGGAATTATTGATGTTACCAACTATAATGAAGGCATGCGAGGAGGTAAAATTCGGGTCAGGGCCAAAATTTCAACGTTTGATAAAAACACATTGGTCATAAACGAAATACCGTATGGAACCAATACATCTTCATTGATAGATTCCATTCTAAAGGCCAACGACAAAGGTAAGATCAAGGTTAAAAAAATTGAAGACAACACCGCAGCAGAGGTTGAAATTCTTGTGCATCTACCCAGTGGAATTTCGCCGGATAAAACCATAGATGCACTATACGCGTTTACGGCATGTGAATCTTCCATTTCGCCATTGGGCTGTATCATTGAGGATAACAAACCTTTGTTTATAGGCGTAAAGGAAATGCTTAAGCGTTCTACGGACTATACGGTTGAACTGTTAAAGGCCGAGCTGGAGATACAACTTCGTGAACTTGAGGAACAATGGCATTTTGCTTCTTTGGAACGCATTTTTATCGAGAACAGGATTTATCGGGATATTGAAGAAGAGGAAACCTGGGAAGGGGTTATTTCTGCTATTGACAAAGGTCTAAAGCCTTTCACAGAAAATCTGAAAAGAGCCGTAACGGAAGATGACATTGTTCGCTTGACCGAAATCCGCATCAAACGTATATCCAAATTCGATTTAGAAAAAGCACAGCAGCTTCTCGATAGCTTGGATGAAAGAATTGCCCAGACCAAACACCATCTAGAGCATTTGGTGGATTATGCTATAGACTATTTCAAAGAACTTAAAAAGAAATACGGAAAAGGGCGGGAGCGTAAATCGGAAATAAAGGTATTCGATGATATTGAGGCCACCAAAGTAGTGATCAGAAATACCAAACTATATGTAAATCGAGAAGAGGGTTTTGTAGGAACCTCACTCAAAAAAGATGAATATGTAACGGATTGTAGTGACATTGATGATATTATCGTTTTTACCAAAATTGGAGAAATGATGATAACAAAAGTCGATTCAAAAACATTTGTTGGGAAGAACATCATCCATGTTGCAGTTTTTAAGAAAAAGGACAATAGAACCATTTACAATATGGTCTACAAGGACGGCAGGGGTGGACCAAGCTATATTAAAAGATTTAATGTCACCAGTATCACCAGAGACAAAACGTATAATCTAACAAGCGGAAAAGCCAATTCGGATGTTCTCTATTTTTCGGCAAATCCAAATGGGGAGGCCGAGGTAATCACTGTGCTTTTGCGTCAATCCGGGAGCATAAAGAAATTGAAATGGGATATAGATTTCGCCGATGTTCTCATTAAGGGCAGGGGATCTAAAGGAAATATTGTTACTAAATACCCCGTAAAGCGAATCGAATTAAAAGAAAAAGGACTATCTACCCTAAAACCAAGAAAAATCTGGTTCGATGAAATTGTAGGACGATTGAATGTTGATGGAAGGGGAGAATTGCTAGGTGATTTCAAAGCTGAAGATTTGTTGCTTGTCATTGATCAAAAAGGAATGGTGAAGACCATACTTCCCGAGCTATTGGCCCGTTTTAGCGATGATATGATCGTACTGGAAAAATGGAACCCAAAAAAACCTATATCCATAGTACACTATGAAGGTGAAAAGGACAGGTTTTACATTAAACGTTTTTTGATAGAGAATCCCGGTAAGGAAGAATTGGTAATATCCGAGCATCCAAAATCCTATTTGGAATTGGTCTCTACAGATTGGCGGCCCGTTATTGAAATTGAATTTCCAAAACCAAGGGGTAAAGATGCGAAGCCAAATCAGCAGGTGGATGTGGAAAGCTTTATTACGGTAAAAGGAATAAAAGCCTTAGGGAATCAGTTGACCGCTGAAAAAATCAAAAATATTAACATTTTGGAATCCTTGCCGTTTGAAGAACCGGAAACACGACCAACCAATGAGATTGAGGTGGTTGATGAAGAGTCTATAAGTAATACCGATAATAGTATAGATTCAAAAGATGAAGGTTCTGATCAAACAACTTTGTTTTAG
- a CDS encoding 4Fe-4S dicluster domain-containing protein — MAIIITDECINCGACEPECPNTAIYEGADEWRYSDGTSLSGDVVLPSGKAVNADDVQVPISDEIYYISPDKCTECMGFHEEPQCAAVCPVDCCVPDEDIVETEEELLGKQKFMHPEE; from the coding sequence ATGGCAATCATTATAACAGACGAATGCATCAATTGCGGGGCTTGCGAGCCTGAATGCCCAAATACCGCAATTTATGAGGGAGCAGATGAGTGGCGTTATAGCGACGGCACTTCACTCTCCGGAGATGTGGTTCTTCCCAGCGGAAAGGCTGTTAATGCCGATGATGTTCAAGTTCCCATCAGCGATGAAATATATTATATATCCCCAGATAAATGTACCGAGTGTATGGGTTTTCATGAAGAACCGCAATGCGCTGCGGTATGTCCTGTGGATTGTTGTGTCCCGGATGAAGATATTGTAGAAACGGAAGAAGAACTGCTAGGAAAACAGAAATTTATGCATCCTGAGGAATAA
- a CDS encoding DNA topoisomerase IV subunit B, whose amino-acid sequence MAETKYTEDNIRSLDWKEHIRMRPGMYIGKLGDGSSADDGIYILLKEVIDNCIDEFVMGAGKTIEIVIKDNTVNVRDYGRGIPLGKVVDVVSKMNTGGKYDTRAFKKSVGLNGVGTKAVNALSNSFKVASIRDGQQKIAEFKAGNLVNEELEDSSKRRGTKVSFVPDETIFKKYKYRNEYVERMLKNYVYLNPGLTIVFNGEKFHSENGLKDLLEDNNNQEDFLYPIIHLKGDDIEVALTHSKTQYSEEYHSFVNGQHTTQGGTHQAAFREALVKTVREHYGKNYDASDIRKSIISAIAIKVMEPVFESQTKTKLGSTDMGGNLPTVRTYINDFIGKYLDNYLHKNQDTKDAIQRKIVQAEKERKELSGIRKLARDRAKKASLHNKKLRDCRVHLQDMKKDRRLESTLFITEGDSASGSITKSRDVNTQAVFSLRGKPLNSYGMSKKIVYENEEFNLLQAALNIEESMEDLRYNNIVIATDADVDGMHIRLLLITFFLQFFPELIKENHLYILQTPLFRVRNKKETIYCYSEEERRAAIEKLTGKAEITRFKGLGEISPDEFKHFIGDDIRLEPVMLDKAMSIDNLLKFYMGKNTPDRQEFIINNLKVELDLIDENQLQNN is encoded by the coding sequence ATGGCAGAAACCAAGTATACTGAGGATAATATCCGTTCCCTGGATTGGAAGGAACACATCCGTATGCGCCCTGGAATGTACATTGGTAAATTGGGAGATGGCTCTTCTGCTGATGACGGCATCTATATTCTTTTAAAGGAAGTCATCGATAATTGTATCGATGAGTTTGTCATGGGTGCCGGCAAGACCATAGAAATTGTTATCAAGGATAATACCGTCAACGTTCGTGATTATGGTAGGGGAATCCCCTTAGGAAAAGTCGTGGATGTCGTCTCTAAAATGAACACTGGCGGAAAATATGATACCCGTGCTTTTAAAAAATCCGTTGGCCTCAATGGTGTTGGTACAAAAGCTGTAAATGCACTTTCAAATTCCTTCAAAGTAGCTTCTATTAGAGATGGCCAACAAAAAATCGCCGAATTTAAGGCTGGAAACCTGGTGAACGAGGAATTGGAGGATTCTTCGAAACGGAGAGGTACCAAAGTAAGTTTTGTTCCTGATGAAACAATCTTCAAAAAGTATAAGTATAGGAACGAGTATGTGGAGCGCATGCTCAAAAATTATGTATATCTAAATCCTGGCCTCACCATTGTCTTCAATGGCGAAAAATTCCATTCTGAAAATGGTTTGAAGGATTTATTGGAGGACAACAATAATCAAGAGGACTTTCTATATCCCATCATTCATCTAAAGGGCGATGATATCGAAGTAGCCCTAACACATAGCAAAACACAATATAGCGAAGAATACCACTCTTTTGTCAACGGTCAGCACACCACACAGGGAGGAACACATCAAGCCGCATTTAGGGAGGCATTGGTAAAGACGGTTCGAGAACATTATGGAAAAAACTATGATGCTTCGGATATAAGAAAATCCATTATTTCCGCTATAGCCATAAAAGTTATGGAGCCCGTATTTGAAAGTCAGACAAAGACAAAATTGGGCTCTACGGATATGGGAGGAAATTTACCAACGGTCCGTACTTATATCAATGATTTTATTGGCAAATATCTGGACAATTATCTGCATAAAAACCAAGATACAAAAGACGCCATACAACGAAAGATCGTACAAGCGGAAAAAGAACGAAAAGAACTCTCAGGAATTCGGAAATTAGCTAGGGATCGTGCAAAAAAAGCAAGTTTGCACAATAAAAAATTGCGCGATTGTCGTGTTCACCTTCAAGACATGAAGAAGGATAGGAGATTGGAATCCACGCTGTTTATAACGGAGGGCGATTCCGCGTCAGGGTCCATCACAAAATCTAGGGATGTCAATACTCAAGCTGTCTTCAGTTTAAGGGGAAAACCACTGAATTCCTATGGTATGTCCAAGAAAATCGTCTATGAGAACGAGGAATTCAATTTGTTGCAGGCGGCATTGAACATCGAGGAATCAATGGAAGATTTGCGCTACAACAATATTGTGATCGCCACGGATGCCGATGTTGACGGAATGCACATAAGATTGTTATTAATTACATTCTTTTTGCAATTTTTCCCTGAGCTGATAAAGGAAAACCATCTTTACATTTTGCAAACCCCATTGTTTAGGGTAAGAAATAAAAAAGAGACCATTTATTGCTATAGCGAAGAAGAAAGAAGAGCAGCGATTGAAAAGCTTACCGGTAAAGCGGAAATTACCCGTTTTAAGGGTTTGGGGGAAATTTCCCCTGATGAATTTAAACACTTCATTGGAGATGATATCCGATTGGAGCCTGTAATGTTGGACAAGGCCATGAGTATCGATAACCTTTTAAAATTTTATATGGGCAAAAATACGCCTGACAGACAGGAATTCATAATAAACAACCTTAAAGTAGAACTTGATTTAATAGACGAAAACCAATTGCAAAACAATTAA
- the ychF gene encoding redox-regulated ATPase YchF — protein MKAGIVGLPNVGKSTLFNCLSNAKAQSANFPFCTIEPNIGVVSVPDARLEKLEELVNPERVIPATVEIVDIAGLVKGASKGEGLGNQFLGNIRETDAILHVLRCFDNDNIVHVDGSIDPIRDKETIDMELQLKDLESVEKKLDKVKRAAKTGNKEAQKEAAVLSALKEGLDAGTSVRAITISEDDRTEYVKPLQLITDKPVMYVCNVDEGAAVDGNTYVEKVKNAVAQENAEVIYLAVGTEADITELETYEERQMFLEDLGLSEPGSAKLIRGAYSLLNLDTYFTAGVKEVRAWTIPVGATAPQAAGVIHTDFEKGFIRAEVISYNDYVAYGSESKVKEAGKMRVEGKEYVVKDGDVMHFRFNV, from the coding sequence ATGAAAGCCGGTATTGTAGGATTGCCCAATGTAGGAAAATCGACTTTGTTCAATTGCTTGTCCAACGCAAAAGCTCAAAGTGCCAACTTCCCATTTTGCACTATCGAACCTAACATAGGGGTTGTTAGTGTTCCGGATGCCCGCTTGGAAAAACTGGAAGAATTGGTGAATCCGGAACGGGTAATTCCAGCTACGGTTGAAATCGTAGATATTGCAGGATTGGTAAAAGGTGCCAGTAAAGGCGAAGGACTTGGAAACCAGTTTTTGGGAAACATTCGGGAAACAGATGCTATTCTTCACGTGCTCCGTTGTTTTGATAATGACAATATTGTACATGTTGATGGTTCAATTGACCCTATTCGGGATAAGGAAACAATTGATATGGAGCTCCAATTGAAAGATTTGGAAAGTGTTGAAAAGAAGCTTGATAAAGTTAAAAGAGCCGCAAAAACAGGAAATAAAGAAGCACAGAAAGAAGCAGCTGTTCTTTCTGCTTTAAAAGAAGGTTTGGATGCTGGGACTTCCGTTAGGGCAATAACAATCAGCGAAGATGACCGTACCGAATATGTTAAGCCTTTACAGTTGATTACGGATAAACCGGTAATGTATGTTTGCAATGTAGACGAAGGTGCTGCTGTTGATGGCAATACATATGTTGAAAAAGTAAAGAACGCTGTTGCCCAAGAAAATGCTGAAGTAATCTACCTAGCAGTAGGAACCGAGGCCGATATTACAGAATTGGAAACTTATGAAGAGCGTCAAATGTTTTTAGAGGATTTGGGGCTTTCAGAGCCGGGATCGGCCAAATTAATCCGAGGAGCTTATTCTTTGTTAAATTTGGATACTTATTTTACTGCCGGAGTCAAAGAAGTGAGAGCTTGGACGATTCCCGTTGGCGCTACAGCCCCTCAAGCAGCAGGTGTAATCCATACGGATTTTGAGAAAGGATTTATTCGAGCAGAAGTCATAAGCTATAATGATTATGTAGCTTACGGAAGCGAGTCCAAAGTGAAAGAAGCAGGGAAAATGCGTGTTGAAGGCAAGGAATATGTAGTAAAAGACGGTGATGTCATGCACTTTAGGTTCAATGTTTAG